The Dreissena polymorpha isolate Duluth1 chromosome 2, UMN_Dpol_1.0, whole genome shotgun sequence nucleotide sequence atatcttggatgtttatgaaaatggttctggtctgttgaaaaaatgTGGCTGCAAAGGGTGTTCACTAGTcgtgaaagttggtaagaacattttgttctaatgacatcttgggctgcacagaacaggtcagcaGGGTCCGACAAATCCACTCGCCCGCTCCTAATTACGAGTAGAAATCGACTCAGGACGAGTGAATATTCTGGCAGCGCTggtcctgcagggcgagtggcattTCTGGCCGAAAAGATCTAAATTTCAAGTTTTAATACATCtttaccaaacaaaacaacgtttaatcGGCAATTTAAAATTAACCTGATGTTGATTTCTCCACACAGCGATAAAATAAGTCCTGTTCCCGTTATGCACTCATACTGGTATGTTCCATGAATGTATCTTTTACATGTACTGTACAGTACAGTATACGGTCTTTTAATACTGCTAAAAAATTCGtcttatttcatcacatcttcaAATTGAAAGAGTGGCTATTGGCAAGTTTTAATGGACGAAAATGACAAAGAGAAAACAGTCTTTTGTACACACAGAGGCTTGTTTGAGTTTAACAAAACGCTTTTCGGGCTCTTCAATGCTCCTAAAGTGTAATCATTATGATTGCGACCAtgaggacaaaatgaaaaaaacaaacaagtgaaaagtgtgttaaaacgATTTATAAGCTTTATTGAAGCTCGTGAGTTAACAGTTCTATATGAAAACCAATAGAAAATCACGTATTAGTGCTGATTTATTGCAGTTTTTGAAAAAATtgcagggcaagtacatatttcagcagggcaAGTGAAAATTCTTAGCTTCTCGCCATACAGGGCAAGTTGCTGAAAACAATTTTGTTGACCCctggtcagttcctttgaatctcaggtgagcgactttgggcttttcaggccctcttttattaattaaacaagcGGAAAAACTTCTTTTCatgtcttttatttttttatgtgtttaaaacTTGGAAATTTGGTCCATATGCATTTTTTCACATTAATttgtattacttgtatttgttataaacaaacatgttttcattgaataaacataatttagttttatttgaaatgatgccatttttatgcctcccttcgaagatgagggggtatattgttttgcacatgttggtcggtccgtccaccagatggtttccagatgataactcaagaacgcttaggcctaggtacattgatcatgactggcagataacccctattgattttcaggtcactaggtcaaagttcaaggtcacagtgactcgaaatagtaaaatggtatccagatgattactcaagaatgcttaggcctaggatcatgaaacttcacaggaacattgatcatgactggcagatgatccctattgattttctggtcactaggtcaaaggtcaaggtcacagtgactcgaaacagtaaaatggtttcaggatgataactcaagaatgcttaggcctaggatcatgaaacttcataggtacattgataatgactggcagatgacccctattgattttcaggtcactaggtcaaaggtcaaggtcacagtgactcaaaacagtacagtggtttcaggatgataactcaagaataattaggcctaggatcatgaaacttcataggtacattgatcatgactggcagatgaaccctattgattttcaggtcactaggtcaaaggtcaaggtcacagtgacaaaaaacgtattcacacaatggctgccactacaactcacagcccatatggggggcatgcatgttttacaaacagcccttgcaTTACTTAAGCATGCATTAGTGCGGAGAGGGGTTTTAAGTATTAAAAactttataaaattgaaatttaaagCATTCTTTTTGGCTTACTGTATAGTGAATtacttcaaattataaaaaaaacacattatcaCTGAGAGGCATGTCGAGCGTTTACATGGATGTttagaaaaatgtaaacattcttATTGTTATTAAAGGGAGTACCAgtagttttggttatttttctacaattgattgatatttttttaaaagttctctgcaaatcatatatataaatcattattGCTATgtgaaaaatttaataaaatcataGGGTCATTGACTCTGGTTTGATATATTTCCAATTAAGCATCATGCATATTTGTATTGAACCTGCTAAATATTGTACTTGTCTAcccttttatataaaataataacaatcattacaaataaaagatattacTATCACGAGACTGTAGAAAAAGCGACGTAAATAAGTTCTATAAGTAAACATGATGAAATATTTATGTACtgcaattaaattgttaccgcatAAAATTGTTATCGGCTATTGTCTTCACATCTTACTCGCCATATGTAATTAATTGCGCACCGTTTGCCTTTAACTTTTAATAAGAAACCATGGTTTACAACAAATTTTACAGTAAATTTTAGCAGTAAAATgatcagggttggcaccaatcgaccgccccggTTTTTACcagcggtttttaccggttaaaaccgccccggtcaatactcacaaagtggtcaatactggtcgattgaactttacccccaattttgattaatattccatgcttaattaaacaatattgataatataaattaaacagacatgttgccaataatgtcttaagctattaaaacccactattttatacctgttcattcaatttgtaggccaatctctcaaaattttgcaaatgagtcaagttggtcaattggaaTTTGCtggttgattgattttttttttcaattctaacgaattatgaatgctcagaaaattctgtgcttgattcaacaagaacctgtcaatcactgtgtattagttgttcctcatgccccactgtctccacagtcttcaaacctatacaggttagggcacccaaaactgataatagggccttacatggcacctttgacacaacccttacttgtcatgtattcttgcctggatttctttaacaaaatagtgaaaaaatattttattttaccattgatataaacaaaacttattaagaaataattattaaaagaaagaaataattgaaaagaatagtctagagtagacccacaattggtaaacattatttgttaataatagaagtaactattaaattaataacattaatagcaATTTATCTCACTTtgtttgagtgaaatgaaatagcctaagggcagatttgcttcattgtcaccatcagagacataccagtgcatgcattttattaccatttaaggcttaggggccagatcatttatgaccctagaaaccacaagagttctgtttgtccatcagcttatcaaatagatatatcaatagatcagtgaaatactatggtaactacaatagtaataatacttcagtaacagatgtgatacactgagataaagatattgccttagttcttttgtatttgagaccgtttccataaataataaagaagtattttttacagctttatagctttttttttacaatagataactcaaaaaaagtttatcaattacaaaataatgattgatttaaattcttcctttgtcatgtttaaatgctacaattttcaatcgaccagtattgaccaataatgaccagtattgacaggttttaaccaggtattgaccgcaggcccggtcaatactcaattgaccggtcaatatgccaaccctgaaaatgatgtgatgatgatgcccggccggaatttatgtattaattaataaaaaagaacatgttttgtttaatcaTTTGTAAGTTTTTCTCGTCAGTATTATACTCGTCAGTGCCAATGTACATATAGAATTTAATGTAACTTGTGAGTGAATATAACTAGTggattattttcaatgcaccctaTATTGAATAACAAACAACTATCTGCGCTTTTCTATGCGTTTATtgaataaaacaagtttatttagcAGTGTATTTAACAAAATAGCTTTGAAATAGGTTAAAAACACGATACATACACACATGTATATGATAAACAGTGATAACGTTGGAAATATAACTGATTCGGTATAATTGAATACTCCAGATAATTGAATATTCAGAtgtgacaaatgggctattcaattaaggGGAATCTACTGTAGTGTATCCAAAATAATGCGTTTGTGTTAGAATACAAcatccaattgtgttctctatgGTATTTTGTATTTCCATACagtaattttattgaaataatgataATTGATATTATACAATATCTTTTTATATGATTCTCCTCTTCTTTACAATAATTAGCATTGAAAAAAAGTCCTGAATGTACCTAATTAGAAATGGTTTTACATCACAATATCTGCGATATAGCATATAGGGTTGAAATATCCACTATTTATCCATCTGGCACAAAACGCCTTAATTgtgatttaattaaaaacaatttaatctgttcactttatttgtttttttaataattttgattttgtaaaaatatgGCTGTCAGTGTGGTTATGATTTCAACCATATTTGAaattcattttaaacaatttgttttaggGCCTGAAGGAAAACCAGGCTAGAGGCGTGTGTGTAAAGattcgtcccagatgagcctgtgcagtactCACAGGCTTATTAGATACTTCACTTTCAGccttttattttgttcaaaacttttttgttgaaaggaagtcgcTTCTTtacaaaaattcagttaaggcggaaaatgtcatccctgataagcaaaacactttacgcacatgcattaagcccagtttccaaGAATGCTTCTCAAATATTCTTTCAGACTCGCCTCTTCCCAAGGGTCATTCCAAGTGCGCCATATGCAGCTACAACTCTAAGTTTAAGGCCAACGTGACCAGGCATGAACGTAAAGTACACGGGCTGAACGCGGACGGTGTTGACACGCCCACTGTTGAGTACGTGTGTGCATTGTGCAGCTATCGGTCCAGCTACAGGTCCAATGTTATGAGGCACGAGAAGAATGTACATAAGGTGGGTGACTCCAGTACAGTACAATTGAATTATGATTTCATATAAGCATGAGAGATAGATTTATGGTCTCCATGTGGACATTTAGATACTAAGGCTTCCCCCTACAATACACAAGACAGTACGAAATTGATAAATATCTTTCAGTAAAATTGCTATTAACCAAAATTTGTCCCAACATTTCGTGAGTCTAAAAGTTCATAAGGTAGGAATGATGGGACACACCAtgacataatgcagcctcaggcgcggaaggacctcataaaatttggaacacacacacacacttcatATAATATGCATTACCAAGGCTTACTATGCCATTCGGCAAATAAACTATTGGCTACAATTTACAACATTTGCACAAATAATATTCTTTGTAGTTACAAGTTTCTAAATAAAATTGTAAGAATTATTCTACATGATCATGTAAACATAATATAGCTAATGGAAAATTTTCAGCAAGTGGTAGCCATCAATAGATGCTTTAGAATGAATTCCACAAAATACTGTGTTAGAAATGGAGATTGTAGATATATTAAGTTAGGGTTAAGCtacaatatgtttaaattttttgTTGAGTCTGTTAAATTACAAAAGATATCATAGGGCAGCTACCTGTAAATGTGTATCTCATCTGTTcagccccccccccacccctcatGTTTAAAGTAATACTAAATAAGATATTTGACTCGTTTTGTAATACATCAATGATCATTTCACAAATGCATGAATCTAAATGTCTTTCTGCATGATGTACGCTTGTTGCCAATGCTGTGGTCAGTCAACCCAGCTCTGCAGTATATTAGGGTATTGACTTGATGATCATGAGCACTTGCAGACAATATTTATTAGATATGTTTTGTTGCAGTTTTTGTtttaccaaacttcatgaaaatgctTGTTATCAAAATGTCTTAGTCTAGGTTAATAATGAGCCATATTGTCATATTGAAATATTCTGTTGTATTAGTTttacaattttcatttaaaaaaaattcaattaagttgaacaaaatgtttgttacaATATGGTAACATTATCAAGGCTTTGTTAAATAGGCAGGCAAATCGCCAAATGAATTAACAATCGTTTTTGCCTTATTCTGCTTGCTTAGCAGATAAAACAACTAGCAGGAGTCCTGCTATTGACCTGGGCCCTAGTGCTGTGCCCTATACAATTCTTTGTAAGATAATAAGATTTGAGCCTGCACCTTAACAAGATTTTCTACCAGATTTGAGCCGAACTCTTGCAAaaagggacttaatgcatgtgcatgcagTGTCATCCAAGAACAGCCTTGtaagtctgcagaggctaatcagggacaacatttctgctattattgaatttttttgtttaaaggcagcctcttttaaagggaccttttcacattttggtaaattgacaaaattgaataatttgtatcagatttgcaaattttctttgtagtaatgatatttgccAAGAAACATGAATACTCAACATACTTTCcccttaaatatcaattatatgcatatttagataatttgaaaacctgaaatttataaagcattacaaatgttaaacaattgaataatttggatattTCTGTTGTTATCCTTACATTTTGTGATATTACAcggattgcttataaaaagtataaaatacgccactcactgtatgagcatggatggccgattgGGTTCAGTGCTAGCCTTTTTCTCCAAgtgtcagtgattcgagcccagttaaggaatacttttttctttctttctcttgttattgtttttttaatggagctatttagtaatgttaacatttatcaatttaaagcattaaatgacaaacttcaatacatgccagaatctgtgaaaaggtccctttaaaggaaAATCCTGTCTAGGCggtaaagagtcatccctgattaagcctgtgtggactgcacatgcattaagcccagtttacccagagtGAATCTGATTTTTAATCAGACGTTTCAAAGAAGAAAAGTAAATGATCAGCCTATTTGATTAGTTCTGATCAACAAAACGTAACATTTTACATTGTCTGGGTGTTGCACTATGTATTATTTTGGttactttatttaaattattgaacATGTATGTTTTAACAGTGTTCTTTGATCtgaataacatatttttgttgtGGTGAACTTTTTTATTGTCTGGGTGTTTGGGTTTGGAACTTgaaagtgtttatttattttgtagatAACCTCCACTGCATTGGAACTGGAAAGAAGGAAAGTAGTATTGAACCAGCCTAGTGCAGCTGGTAACCAATCCATGCAGGCAGACGAGGAAGAAGAAGGGAACCAGTCTTTCCTAGGATCCAATATGGCTGCCAGTGTAGATGATGAAAGTTCTAGAGACAATGTTGAGGAATCTGGGAATGATGTGGCTGACGCAGAGTACCACGTGTGTAACTACTGTCAATTAGTGTTTGTAAGCCTGGAGCAGCTTAAAAATCATGTTGACGAGTCACATTTGGGATCAGAGAAATTTGACTGTGAAACTTGTGGGGAGCCTTTTCCCAGCATGTTAAGTTTAGACTCTCATGTGCACAAGGAACACACGCTTGGTAAACAGGAGAAGTGTGGGTGTGGAAAGACATTTCAATATAAGATGGGTCTCTTGCGGCATGCACGACGCTGTGAACAGGCCAATATTCAATTGAAGGACGATGGTAATGGGCTGGAAACCAGTATGGATACAGTAACGGATGGAAATGGTGTGCAGGGAGCCAAATCAGAACACGATGAGCAATCTGGTTTTCCAACTGAAGATAGTGATAATCATTCAGATTCTGGTAATTGTGTTGACTCACAGAATGTAAGAGTTAAGAAAGAAGAAGAACAAGAGGTGATAACAAGTATTGACCAGGCTGACCAATCAGGAAAGAGATTCACCAGTTTATAGCTGGAGCAATATTAGCCTGATATTATTATAAAAGATTGTTTCAAAAGATGAATGTCTTTATTTTATTCTGGCTTTTTATTCACTTTGAAGTTAGTGATATTGTCCCCAAAAAGTGTTAATAACATCATAATTCAGGTGAATATGTTGAAGTTTAGTGCATATGTGTAACCACACTTGTTTCTGTTTTAACTTATTTGCCACACTATTTCTGCGTAGCATTACTCCCTTATTATTCAATACTGAAGAAATTCCgatgaaataaatattgataaaaggGTGATGTGGGAACGATTTGAGTACATaagcaaaatgatatttttggttctCTCcttttttgtgtccaaaatatcattttattgtaaacattattaaaaaatttCTAATAATACTTCGATAAAtgataacacatttattttccagTTTAAATGCAGAGAACATTTAGTATTTATTctgtaaaaacataaattttgtaTCATGTTTCTGTTAAAATTTCATCAGGAGTCAAACTGACAAGTTAATTGCAGCAGATTTTATAGTAACATTTTACTCAGTGAATTTTATTTTGCAAAGCTGCTACATGTATTgcataaacaaaacaaagattaCATGAAAGAGACATTAGTATAAACttagtgtttttagctcacctgagcacaacgtgctcatgatgagctattgtgatcgccttttgtctgtcgtgcgttgtgcgtcgtcaacatttgccttgttaacactctagaggccacatttattgtccaatcttcatgaaacttactcagaacatgtgtcccaataatatcttggacgagttcgaaaatggctccggttgattgaaaaacatggccgccagggggcgtggctgtttgctttagtaaaaccttgttaacactctagtagtcacatttattgtccgatcttcatgaaactttgtcagaacatgtgttctaataatatcttggacgagttagaaaatggttcgggttggttgaaaaacatggccgccagggggcgaggcagttttccttatatggctttggtaaaaccttgttaacactctagaagtcacatttttagtacaatcttcatgaaactttgctagaacatgtgtgccaataatatcttggacgagttcgaaaatagttccggttggttgaaaaacatggccgccagggggcgtggcagttttccttatatggctatagtaagaccttgttaacactctagaagtaacatttttagtccaatcttcatgaaacttggtcaaaacatgtgtcccaataatatcttggacgagttcgaaaatggttccagttgaatgaaaaacatggccgccatggggcggggcagttttcctaatatggctttactgtatggtaaaaccttgttaacactctagaagtcacatttgtggtccaatgctcatggaacttggtcagaatatttgaactaataacaTCTGGGCTAAGTtgaaaaatggttgagatcattaaaaaaacatggttgcaagggggcatggcatttttcctttaatggctatttactacaaagccttgttaacactctagaagtcacatttattatccaatctttatgaaacttgatctgaacatttgttctaacaatagctttagtgagtttgaaaatggttatggtttgttgaaaaacatggccaccactggGGGCGTTGTCCTTATagggctttagtgaaaacttgttgacactatattagccacatttattggccaatcttcatgaaacttggtcagaacatttgtcccaataaaatttTTCCAGAGATttaagctgggtcatatgagctcaaaaactaggtcacaaggtcaaatataaaaaaacatgttaaatgtcacttttttggtccaaaatcatcttcatgaatcagcttgcatttttttcagaatagtctagttcctttggctttcaggtgagcgccttagggcctgatggccctcttgttcatttGTAGCACCGAGCCTATTGTTGAAAtagttaattaatttattattggaataaaagCTTCATTATGTttttagttgttttatttttttttgcatgcaaTCTATGGTTAAATAGAATGGCATGAACAATAACCATGCAAGaaaattgaattaatatttaatattgaatAGTAAGATAGCTATCAAATACGCAATGCATCTTTATAAAACTGGTTATGCATATTCCTGACATTACATAAATTCAAACAACTTATTgcgtatattatttttatttaatcaatttcAAACAATTGAATTTTCTATGTATTATGTCATTCACAGGTGCACATGTAGTAAACGGAAAGTGTACAGTGATTTTTATAGggtcatttttcaaattttcatattgatagattaaaaaaatattggtttgtcctatatttgtatttgttcatgCGCAGTAAAGACGAACTTTAGTGAGATTTTTTATGTACAGTACAAATTATTAATAAGGTTAAATGAACAGAATAATGACCCAATGGTGGGTCTATTTGTGCGCAAAAATATGTCGGAGGGAGTTGATCCACATTTAACTGTGCTAAATCTCATGTTAACTATCGGAACTAATCAAATAGACTGATCATCGGAAGTCAAAACTAACAcagttaaataaacaacaataagaaATCACTTATTTCGTTTAATGATTAAAGCGTTATAGTGTTCACAAACAATCTTAAACATCATACAATGCTTGTCATAATGACAACATACTATTGAACCGTTTTACATGGGCAACAACAAACAATAGCAAATAAGTTTCACAGGGAAATTAACGTTTATCAGTTTACATTTTAATCAACTACTTAAGAGAGCTTCACTGCAAATCCGAAAA carries:
- the LOC127867884 gene encoding zinc finger protein 423-like isoform X2 — protein: MVKRCAWGRCKSDTRYEERLVGNVIFHPFPKPKRHLDRCLRWIKACGRPHDQLNVGKVDGNYNLYVCSKHFIDGAPSEEYPDPILAETIPGHDGLPRKWPASDPLKKKLKLWKRITNELVTMRSQDEYASMFRDILRCQIQTLLDQLSNAGEESVVITVSADRQAQTMGSEVGQKFLLENLAFGDPFLTYCLLNSVKKEPEVPRWSNKRKQEETNGDSNSNSDGFESVVQAPQKRQRTETLEAVEHHTSFTPTTPQKLPLLQMAELVKREATQSTPAMPVAQSPSMTSVYSDSPLPKGHSKCAICSYNSKFKANVTRHERKVHGLNADGVDTPTVEYVCALCSYRSSYRSNVMRHEKNVHKITSTALELERRKVVLNQPSAAGNQSMQADEEEEGNQSFLGSNMAASVDDESSRDNVEESGNDVADAEYHVCNYCQLVFVSLEQLKNHVDESHLGSEKFDCETCGEPFPSMLSLDSHVHKEHTLGKQEKCGCGKTFQYKMGLLRHARRCEQANIQLKDDGNGLETSMDTVTDGNGVQGAKSEHDEQSGFPTEDSDNHSDSGNCVDSQNVRVKKEEEQEVITSIDQADQSGKRFTSL
- the LOC127867884 gene encoding insulinoma-associated protein 1a-like isoform X4, which encodes MRSQDEYASMFRDILRCQIQTLLDQLSNAGEESVVITVSADRQAQTMGSEVGQKFLLENLAFGDPFLTYCLLNSVKKEPEVPRWSNKRKQEETNGDSNSNSDGFESVVQAPQKRQRTETLEAVEHHTSFTPTTPQKLPLLQMAELVKREATQSTPAMPVAQSPSMTSVYSDSPLPKGHSKCAICSYNSKFKANVTRHERKVHGLNADGVDTPTVEYVCALCSYRSSYRSNVMRHEKNVHKITSTALELERRKVVLNQPSAAGNQSMQADEEEEGNQSFLGSNMAASVDDESSRDNVEESGNDVADAEYHVCNYCQLVFVSLEQLKNHVDESHLGSEKFDCETCGEPFPSMLSLDSHVHKEHTLGKQEKCGCGKTFQYKMGLLRHARRCEQANIQLKDDGNGLETSMDTVTDGNGVQGAKSEHDEQSGFPTEDSDNHSDSGNCVDSQNVRVKKEEEQEVITSIDQADQSGKRFTSL